A region of Bacillus cabrialesii DNA encodes the following proteins:
- a CDS encoding polysaccharide deacetylase family protein, producing the protein MRQTRGDASPSAVSLAFKFASLAVLCVLLLLMVILGYANSSSKAKEVTVTTNGQLRNEKESLKLKNDSPDLLIKHLQTEQNMGDKTVYLTFDDGPSAYTNRLLNILKSADVKATFFMLSPRMNEFKQAVKRADKEGHALGLHGVTHNNKLFYQTPTSPLKEMQEARDTLQDITGYKTDLVRTPYGSKPSLTASQIHNLEKDGFVYWDWTIDSMDWKYRNSKYVTAVLQQLENMEHSHSSRPYVILMHDLPATVNALPALINKLKEKGYSFGVLEDTMVPVHE; encoded by the coding sequence ATGCGACAAACGAGAGGAGACGCATCTCCTTCTGCAGTTTCGCTTGCTTTTAAATTTGCAAGTTTAGCAGTTTTATGTGTATTGCTTTTGCTTATGGTGATTTTGGGTTATGCCAACAGCTCCTCGAAAGCAAAGGAAGTCACTGTCACAACAAACGGCCAGCTTCGCAATGAGAAGGAAAGCCTGAAGCTGAAAAACGACTCCCCCGATCTGTTGATTAAACACCTGCAGACCGAACAGAACATGGGAGATAAAACGGTTTACTTAACCTTCGATGACGGCCCGTCAGCCTATACAAACCGCTTGCTCAACATACTGAAAAGCGCTGATGTAAAAGCGACATTTTTTATGCTGTCACCGCGGATGAACGAATTCAAACAAGCTGTGAAAAGAGCGGATAAGGAAGGCCACGCACTCGGTTTACACGGCGTCACCCATAATAACAAATTGTTCTATCAAACACCGACGTCTCCGTTAAAAGAAATGCAGGAGGCGCGTGACACGCTGCAAGATATTACAGGCTATAAAACCGATCTTGTCAGAACGCCATACGGGAGCAAGCCGTCATTGACCGCTTCACAAATCCACAACCTTGAGAAAGACGGTTTCGTGTACTGGGATTGGACGATTGACAGCATGGATTGGAAATACCGGAATTCAAAATACGTAACGGCAGTATTACAGCAGCTTGAGAATATGGAACACAGCCATTCAAGCCGGCCGTATGTGATTCTCATGCATGATCTTCCCGCTACAGTAAACGCGCTGCCGGCATTAATCAATAAACTAAAAGAAAAGGGCTATTCCTTCGGAGTGTTAGAGGACACAATGGTTCCTGTTCACGAATAA
- the dat gene encoding D-amino-acid transaminase: MKILVNGRLIERSEASIDLEDRGYQFGDGIYEVIRVYKGVLFGLREHAERFFRSAAEIGISLPFSIEDLEWDLQKLVQENAVGEGAVYIQTTRGVAPRKHQYEAGLEPQTTAYTFTVKKPEQEQAYGVAAITDEDLRWLRCDIKSLNLLYNVMTKQKAYEAGAFEAILLRDGTVTEGTSSNVYAVINGTVRTHPANRLILNGITRMNILGLMKKNGIELEEKPVSEKELRQAEEIFISSTTAEIIPVVTLDGESVGSGKPGPVTKQLQAAFQESVQQAASIS, from the coding sequence ATGAAGATTTTAGTCAACGGCCGGCTGATCGAACGCAGCGAAGCATCGATCGATTTGGAGGATCGCGGTTATCAATTTGGTGACGGAATCTATGAGGTTATCAGGGTGTACAAAGGGGTATTGTTCGGCTTGCGTGAGCATGCGGAGCGTTTTTTCAGAAGTGCGGCTGAAATCGGAATTTCACTGCCGTTTAGTATAGAAGATCTCGAATGGGACCTGCAAAAGCTTGTACAGGAGAATGCGGTCGGTGAGGGAGCGGTGTACATTCAGACAACAAGAGGTGTGGCGCCGCGAAAGCACCAGTATGAAGCCGGACTTGAGCCGCAGACTACTGCCTATACATTTACTGTGAAAAAACCGGAGCAAGAGCAGGCATACGGAGTGGCAGCTATCACAGATGAGGATCTTCGTTGGCTGAGATGCGACATTAAAAGTCTGAATTTACTGTATAATGTTATGACGAAGCAAAAAGCCTATGAAGCGGGAGCGTTTGAGGCCATTTTATTAAGAGACGGCACTGTTACAGAAGGTACATCCTCTAACGTTTATGCTGTTATCAATGGAACGGTGCGAACGCATCCGGCTAATCGGCTCATTCTCAATGGAATTACACGGATGAATATTTTAGGGCTGATGAAAAAGAACGGGATCGAGCTTGAAGAGAAGCCTGTCAGTGAAAAAGAGCTGAGACAGGCGGAAGAGATCTTTATTTCGTCAACGACGGCAGAGATCATTCCGGTCGTGACGCTCGATGGAGAATCGGTCGGAAGCGGCAAACCCGGGCCGGTGACAAAACAGCTTCAGGCTGCTTTTCAAGAAAGCGTTCAGCAGGCAGCAAGCATTTCATAA
- the nhaC gene encoding Na+/H+ antiporter NhaC — translation MASQKKLTFPLAVGLFIFMLGIIISCLFFFHTEPHIPLFLCVVMLSAAGLWFGFAWKDLEKGIVEGIKNGVQPIIVLALIGILIGAWMYSGAIPSVTVYALSFIEPSHLLLTALFSCMIISTLVGSSLTTVSTIGVALIGVASAAGVPLEWTAGAVICGACFGDKMSPMSDTTNFAAGIGEIPIFEHIRHMMGTTIPALLITVVLFYFLGSSVSADAASTDDIQRVINGIKDAANVTPWALLSPILVVLLAIKRVSVIPVLTAGIISAGILTAIFVPDSSLQAFMAALQNGTMFDTDNEAAAKIINRGGLQSMMGSVSLIMIAFALGGLMEKIGLISALLQGIMKGIRSKGQLIAATVCSSIGINLATGEQYLSILIPGQSFKTLYDKQNIQRKFLSRSLEDGGTLINPLIPWGVSGAFMASALGVPVIDYIPFTFFLYISPILSILVGFIKK, via the coding sequence TTGGCTTCTCAAAAAAAGCTGACGTTTCCGTTGGCCGTCGGTTTATTTATATTCATGTTAGGCATCATTATTTCTTGCTTATTCTTTTTTCATACAGAACCGCATATCCCGCTGTTTCTATGTGTTGTCATGCTTTCAGCAGCCGGTTTATGGTTCGGCTTTGCCTGGAAGGACCTAGAAAAAGGGATTGTAGAGGGGATCAAAAACGGCGTACAGCCGATTATCGTTCTCGCCCTAATCGGCATCTTAATCGGCGCTTGGATGTACAGCGGCGCAATACCGTCCGTGACAGTTTACGCCCTGTCCTTTATTGAACCAAGCCACCTTCTGTTGACAGCTTTGTTTTCATGCATGATCATCAGCACGCTTGTCGGCTCAAGCCTGACAACTGTAAGCACGATCGGGGTAGCGCTGATCGGCGTGGCGAGCGCGGCAGGCGTTCCGCTTGAATGGACGGCAGGCGCAGTCATATGCGGCGCTTGTTTTGGCGATAAAATGTCTCCGATGTCGGACACAACCAATTTTGCCGCAGGCATAGGCGAAATACCGATCTTTGAACACATTCGCCATATGATGGGCACGACCATCCCGGCTTTGCTCATCACCGTCGTTCTGTTTTACTTTCTCGGTTCATCCGTGTCAGCGGATGCTGCTTCAACCGATGATATTCAGCGTGTCATAAACGGAATCAAGGATGCTGCAAACGTCACGCCATGGGCGCTTCTTTCCCCGATTTTAGTCGTTTTGCTGGCGATTAAGCGTGTGTCAGTGATTCCCGTTCTGACTGCCGGAATTATTTCCGCGGGAATATTGACTGCTATTTTTGTCCCTGACAGCAGCCTTCAGGCGTTTATGGCAGCTTTGCAAAATGGTACGATGTTCGATACTGACAATGAAGCCGCCGCTAAAATTATCAACAGAGGCGGACTGCAATCCATGATGGGTTCAGTCTCTCTCATTATGATTGCTTTTGCGCTCGGCGGATTAATGGAGAAAATCGGATTGATTTCTGCACTACTCCAAGGCATCATGAAAGGCATCCGCTCAAAAGGCCAGCTGATTGCGGCAACTGTCTGTTCAAGCATCGGCATCAATCTGGCAACCGGCGAACAGTATTTATCAATATTAATACCGGGACAATCATTTAAAACTTTATACGACAAACAAAATATCCAGCGAAAATTTCTTTCCAGATCCTTAGAGGACGGAGGGACGTTAATAAACCCGTTGATCCCCTGGGGCGTCAGCGGAGCTTTTATGGCGAGCGCGCTCGGTGTTCCCGTCATAGACTATATCCCATTTACGTTCTTCCTCTATATATCGCCGATACTCTCAATTTTGGTTGGATTTATAAAAAAATAA
- a CDS encoding universal stress protein, producing MFHADRIIVAFDGSENSKKALQTAIDLAKTVNAAITVAHSHDMKDNQTIIDPPRPAAGASYIGGGMTSVPDPLISDVAPPEPMIYEDRTEEVIAEARMILNDQQTDGDIDILEGDPAESIIEHANRISADMIVTGSRDQNKLKKLLFGSVSEKLSAKSDIPVLIVK from the coding sequence ATGTTTCATGCTGACCGTATCATCGTTGCGTTTGACGGAAGCGAAAATAGCAAGAAAGCGCTACAAACAGCCATCGATCTTGCTAAAACCGTAAATGCCGCCATTACCGTCGCCCATTCACATGATATGAAAGACAATCAGACCATCATCGACCCGCCGAGGCCCGCAGCCGGGGCAAGCTATATTGGCGGAGGCATGACAAGTGTTCCTGATCCGCTGATATCAGATGTTGCGCCGCCTGAGCCAATGATCTATGAAGATCGTACGGAAGAAGTCATCGCCGAAGCCAGAATGATACTGAATGACCAGCAGACAGATGGAGATATCGATATATTAGAAGGCGACCCGGCTGAGTCAATTATCGAGCATGCAAACCGCATTTCTGCCGATATGATCGTAACCGGAAGCAGAGACCAAAACAAGCTGAAAAAGCTATTATTCGGAAGTGTAAGCGAAAAGCTTTCAGCGAAATCGGATATACCCGTTCTGATCGTGAAGTGA
- the bmrC gene encoding multidrug ABC transporter ATP-binding protein BmrC produces MFSVLKKLGWFFKAYWLRYTIAIVLLLGVNVIEMFPPKLLGNAIDDMKSGAFTAEGLLFYIGIFFVLTAAVYIMSYFWMHQLFGGANVMEKILRTKLMGHLLAMSPPFYEKNRTGDLMARGTNDLQAVSLTTGFGILTLVDSTMFMMTIFLTMGFLISWKLTFAAIIPLPIMAIAISLYGSKIHERFTEAQNAFGALNDRVLESVSGVRVIRAYVQETNDVRRFNEMTADVYRKNMKVAFIDSLFEPTVKLLVGASYLIGLGYGAFLVFRNELTLGELVSFNVYLGMMIWPMFAIGELINVMQRGNASLDRVNETLSYEPDVTDPKQPAELKEPGDIVFSHVSFTYPSSTSGNIQDVSFSVQKGQTVGIAGKTGSGKTTIIKQLLRQYPAGKGSITFSGVPIQQIPLDRLRGWIGYVPQDHLLFSRSVKENILYGKQDASDEEVRQAIAEAHFEKDLHMLPSGLETMVGEKGVALSGGQKQRISIARALMANPEILILDDSLSAVDAKTEAAIISNIRENRKGKTTFILTHRLSAVEHADLILVMDDGVIAERGTHQELMANHGWYRKQYERQQLFTAEEGGAGA; encoded by the coding sequence ATGTTTTCAGTATTAAAAAAGCTTGGCTGGTTTTTTAAAGCGTACTGGCTCCGCTATACGATTGCGATCGTGCTGTTATTAGGGGTCAATGTCATTGAAATGTTTCCGCCTAAGCTCTTGGGGAACGCCATAGATGATATGAAATCGGGGGCGTTTACTGCGGAAGGGCTGCTGTTTTATATCGGTATCTTTTTTGTGCTGACGGCGGCCGTGTATATCATGTCGTATTTTTGGATGCATCAGCTGTTCGGCGGAGCGAATGTGATGGAGAAAATACTTCGTACGAAGCTGATGGGGCATCTATTGGCCATGTCGCCGCCGTTTTATGAAAAAAACCGGACAGGCGATTTAATGGCGCGGGGGACGAATGATCTTCAGGCAGTCAGTTTAACGACGGGGTTTGGCATCTTAACATTAGTCGACTCTACAATGTTTATGATGACGATCTTTTTGACAATGGGATTTTTGATCAGCTGGAAGCTGACCTTTGCCGCCATTATTCCGCTTCCTATCATGGCGATTGCCATCAGTCTGTACGGAAGTAAAATTCACGAGCGGTTTACGGAGGCCCAAAATGCGTTCGGGGCGCTGAATGACAGGGTGCTTGAATCCGTTTCAGGCGTGCGGGTGATTCGCGCGTATGTACAGGAAACAAACGATGTCCGCCGGTTTAATGAAATGACCGCCGATGTTTATCGGAAAAATATGAAAGTGGCTTTTATTGATTCACTGTTTGAGCCGACGGTGAAGCTGCTTGTCGGCGCCAGCTATCTGATCGGGCTCGGCTACGGAGCGTTTCTTGTGTTCCGGAACGAGCTGACGCTTGGCGAGCTCGTTTCCTTTAACGTTTATCTCGGCATGATGATTTGGCCGATGTTTGCAATCGGTGAACTCATTAATGTGATGCAGCGCGGCAATGCATCATTAGACCGGGTAAATGAAACCCTTTCTTATGAGCCGGACGTGACCGATCCAAAGCAGCCCGCTGAACTGAAAGAGCCTGGAGATATCGTTTTCAGCCATGTCAGCTTTACATATCCAAGCTCCACAAGCGGCAATATTCAGGATGTTTCATTTTCGGTGCAAAAAGGGCAGACTGTCGGAATTGCCGGTAAAACCGGGAGCGGAAAAACGACAATTATTAAGCAGCTTTTGCGCCAGTATCCCGCAGGCAAAGGGAGCATCACATTTTCAGGCGTACCGATTCAGCAGATCCCTCTTGACAGGCTCCGCGGGTGGATCGGATATGTGCCGCAGGATCATTTGCTGTTTTCACGATCGGTAAAAGAAAATATTTTATACGGAAAACAAGATGCAAGCGATGAAGAGGTTCGGCAAGCCATTGCCGAAGCGCATTTTGAAAAGGATTTACACATGCTTCCGTCCGGACTGGAGACAATGGTCGGCGAAAAAGGCGTGGCGCTGTCCGGCGGGCAGAAACAAAGAATTTCGATTGCGAGAGCACTTATGGCGAATCCGGAGATTTTGATCCTGGACGATTCGCTTTCTGCCGTCGATGCCAAAACAGAGGCGGCCATTATCAGCAATATCAGAGAAAACCGCAAAGGAAAAACGACATTTATTTTGACGCACCGATTATCCGCGGTAGAGCATGCTGACCTGATCCTTGTGATGGATGATGGCGTGATTGCCGAGAGAGGCACGCATCAAGAACTGATGGCCAATCATGGATGGTACCGCAAGCAGTACGAAAGACAGCAGCTGTTCACTGCGGAAGAAGGAGGAGCAGGGGCATGA
- the bmrD gene encoding multidrug resistance ABC transporter ATP-binding protein/permease BmrD translates to MKTGKTLWRYALLYRKLLIIAVLLLAVAVGAELTGPFIGKKMIDDHILGIEKTWYEAAEKDKHAVQFHGASYVREDRIQEPVSQEKEAHIYQVGMAFYFVDQAVSFDGNRTVSGGKLTITNGDKSRTYAAEKLTKQELFQFYQPEIKGMVFLICLYGGLLVFSVFFQYGQHYLLQMSANRIIQKMRQDVFSHIQKMPIRYFDNLPAGKVVARITNDTEAIRDLYVTVLSTFVTSGIYMIGIFTALFLLDVKLAFVCLAIVPIIWLWSVIYRKYASYYNQKIRSINSDINAKMNESIQGMTIIQAFRHQKETMREFEELNESHFYFQNRMLNLNSLMSHNLVNVIRNLAFVCLIWHFGGASLNAAGIVSIGVLYAFVDYLNRLFQPITGIVNQFSKLELARVSAGRVFELLEEKNTEEAGEPAKERAMGRVEFRDVSFAYLDGEEVLKQISFTAQKGETVALVGHTGSGKSSILNLLFRFYDAQKGDVLIDGKSIYNMSRQELRSHMGIVLQDPYLFSGTIGSNVSLDDERMTEEDIKKALRQVGAEPLLKKLPKGINEPVIEKGSTLSSGERQLISFARALAFDPAILILDEATAHIDTETEAVIQKALDVVKQGRTTFVIAHRLSTIRNADQILVLDKGKIVERGNHEELMAVKGQYYQMYELQKGQKHSIA, encoded by the coding sequence ATGAAAACAGGGAAAACGTTATGGAGATACGCACTCCTTTATCGAAAATTGCTGATCATAGCCGTTCTTTTGCTAGCTGTAGCCGTCGGTGCAGAACTGACCGGGCCGTTTATCGGCAAAAAAATGATAGACGACCATATCCTCGGCATTGAGAAAACATGGTATGAAGCTGCGGAAAAAGATAAACACGCCGTTCAGTTCCACGGCGCCTCATATGTGAGAGAGGACCGTATACAGGAACCTGTTTCTCAAGAAAAAGAAGCGCATATTTATCAAGTGGGAATGGCGTTTTATTTTGTTGATCAGGCTGTCAGCTTTGACGGGAACAGAACGGTTTCTGGCGGAAAGCTGACGATCACAAACGGAGACAAGAGCCGGACATACGCTGCCGAAAAGCTGACAAAGCAGGAGCTTTTCCAGTTCTATCAGCCGGAAATAAAGGGAATGGTGTTTCTGATCTGCCTGTATGGGGGCTTGCTTGTCTTTTCTGTATTCTTTCAATACGGACAGCACTATTTGCTGCAGATGAGCGCCAATCGGATCATTCAAAAGATGAGGCAGGATGTGTTTTCGCACATTCAGAAAATGCCGATTCGCTATTTTGACAATCTTCCCGCCGGCAAAGTCGTTGCGCGGATTACCAACGATACGGAGGCTATCAGGGATTTATATGTCACAGTGCTGTCAACATTTGTGACAAGCGGAATCTATATGATCGGAATATTCACGGCCTTGTTTTTGCTGGATGTTAAGCTCGCGTTTGTATGTCTGGCAATCGTGCCGATTATCTGGCTGTGGTCAGTCATATACCGAAAATACGCGTCTTATTACAATCAAAAAATCCGTTCAATCAACAGTGACATTAACGCAAAAATGAATGAGTCAATCCAAGGCATGACCATTATTCAGGCATTCCGTCATCAGAAGGAAACAATGAGAGAATTTGAGGAATTAAATGAATCTCATTTTTATTTTCAAAACAGGATGCTGAATTTAAACTCCTTAATGTCCCATAATCTGGTTAATGTCATCCGCAATCTTGCTTTTGTCTGCCTGATCTGGCATTTTGGCGGTGCGAGCCTGAATGCTGCCGGGATTGTTTCAATCGGTGTGCTGTACGCGTTTGTCGATTATTTGAACCGGTTATTTCAGCCGATTACAGGCATCGTCAATCAGTTTTCAAAGCTGGAGCTTGCACGGGTTTCCGCCGGCCGCGTTTTTGAACTGCTTGAAGAAAAGAATACGGAAGAAGCGGGTGAACCGGCGAAGGAGCGCGCGATGGGGCGGGTTGAATTTCGTGATGTGTCATTTGCCTATTTAGATGGTGAAGAAGTATTAAAACAAATTTCCTTTACCGCGCAAAAAGGCGAAACCGTAGCGCTTGTCGGCCATACCGGATCAGGAAAAAGCTCGATTTTGAATCTCCTGTTTCGTTTTTATGACGCGCAAAAAGGGGATGTTTTGATTGATGGAAAAAGCATTTACAACATGTCAAGACAAGAACTCAGATCACATATGGGCATTGTGCTTCAGGATCCGTACTTATTCTCGGGCACAATCGGTTCTAACGTGAGTCTGGATGACGAAAGAATGACCGAAGAAGATATAAAAAAAGCACTGCGGCAAGTCGGTGCCGAGCCGCTTCTGAAAAAGCTTCCGAAAGGCATCAATGAACCTGTGATTGAAAAAGGCAGCACGCTATCCTCTGGAGAGCGGCAGCTCATTTCTTTCGCAAGAGCTTTGGCGTTTGATCCCGCCATTTTAATTTTAGATGAAGCAACGGCGCATATTGATACAGAGACAGAGGCCGTGATCCAGAAGGCGCTCGATGTCGTCAAACAAGGGCGCACAACCTTCGTCATCGCCCACCGGCTTTCAACAATCAGAAACGCGGATCAGATTTTGGTCCTTGATAAAGGAAAAATTGTTGAGAGAGGGAACCATGAGGAATTGATGGCGGTCAAAGGGCAGTATTATCAAATGTATGAGCTGCAAAAGGGCCAGAAACATTCCATTGCATAA
- a CDS encoding NAD(P)-dependent oxidoreductase, with protein sequence MKIALFGASGRVGRAFIKQAAADEQFDIYALARSQPDELPLPKDRIVMGNARCREDVRSVMKDAEIVISCLGTDGDDTLSAALTHILAIMREQHIKRLITIGTAGILDSRYEPGKFRFETNESKRKQTRAAKEHAKVYEMLKGSSLDWTIICPTYLPDGTATGVYRTERNVLPEGGTSITVGDTADFLYRELVTGEYVGYRAGLAY encoded by the coding sequence ATGAAAATCGCTTTATTTGGAGCCAGCGGCCGTGTCGGACGAGCCTTTATAAAACAAGCTGCCGCAGATGAACAATTTGATATTTATGCTCTGGCCAGATCTCAACCTGATGAGCTTCCCCTTCCAAAAGACCGAATCGTTATGGGGAACGCACGCTGCCGGGAAGATGTGAGAAGCGTGATGAAGGATGCTGAAATCGTGATTAGCTGTCTCGGTACGGATGGTGATGATACCTTGTCAGCAGCTTTGACACACATTCTCGCCATTATGCGGGAACAGCATATCAAACGGCTGATTACGATCGGCACCGCAGGCATTCTTGATTCCCGATATGAACCGGGAAAATTCCGGTTTGAAACAAATGAATCGAAACGAAAACAGACCCGCGCAGCCAAGGAGCACGCAAAAGTATACGAAATGCTAAAAGGTTCCTCTCTAGACTGGACAATCATCTGTCCCACTTACCTTCCGGACGGAACAGCAACCGGCGTATATCGGACAGAGCGTAACGTATTGCCGGAGGGCGGCACAAGCATTACGGTCGGTGATACTGCTGATTTTCTCTATCGTGAGCTCGTTACAGGAGAATATGTCGGATACCGAGCCGGACTGGCTTATTAA
- the sspB gene encoding beta type acid-soluble spore protein SspB, which yields MANQNSSNELLVPGAAQAIDQMKLEIASEFGVHLGADTTSRANGSVGGEITKRLVSFAQQQMGGRVQ from the coding sequence ATGGCTAACCAAAACTCTTCAAATGAATTACTAGTACCTGGCGCAGCTCAGGCTATCGATCAAATGAAACTTGAAATCGCTTCTGAATTCGGCGTTCACCTTGGAGCGGATACAACTTCCCGCGCTAACGGTTCTGTCGGAGGAGAAATCACAAAACGTTTAGTATCTTTCGCTCAGCAGCAAATGGGCGGCAGAGTTCAATAA
- a CDS encoding YheE family protein, whose product MAVMISHFSWKPLFQKEKLPGWRISFYYKGTHYEGIYHKSGEIEWGDLFPARADEPALTNEIHELMLFHIYD is encoded by the coding sequence GTGGCCGTGATGATTTCTCATTTCAGCTGGAAACCTTTGTTCCAAAAAGAAAAGCTGCCCGGATGGAGAATTTCATTTTATTATAAAGGAACCCATTATGAAGGCATCTATCATAAAAGCGGTGAGATTGAATGGGGAGATTTGTTTCCCGCCCGCGCTGACGAGCCTGCTCTTACAAACGAGATACATGAACTGATGCTTTTTCATATTTATGACTAG
- the yheD gene encoding spore coat associated protein YheD has translation MNHKRFLIGIDKTSENTLFLPSSLKRSGLLHAAFGTKVVRCHISYRRHLEQTVLLSENLFHELLLPHRSRADILIHDHTVHIGPLIGIFTAGFTVSLERPFKDRSLFFSKLVTLHEQAGGYCFIFGAHQINWEEGTIEGLLYREDGWEKKIVPLPNVVYDRLPNRKIEDSLLLQHTKKRLIDEYQIPWFNKTFFNKWSVHQLLEKDPRTAPFLPKSELTPSVERIAELCDAYQKVYIKPANGALGTGIYQLTKTDDGLTVKHTNDAKTFSSIDYSDAAAFLAEFQKQHNPSDFLIQQGVDLIKFQGKPADFRVHTNKNRKGKWTVTAIAVKISGENSITTHLSNGGSVKTLAEVYDDPAERIEVIKKLSAAALTASHVLHDHIEGFIGEIGFDFGIDQNGKVWMFEANSRPGRSIFSHPNLHHVDSLTKRRSFEYASYLSEKAITSHDALWPS, from the coding sequence GTGAATCATAAACGGTTTTTGATCGGCATAGACAAAACCAGTGAAAATACCCTGTTTCTGCCCTCTTCGCTGAAGCGATCCGGACTTTTGCATGCCGCGTTCGGGACGAAGGTTGTCAGATGCCACATTTCTTACAGACGGCATCTGGAACAAACCGTGCTTCTTTCTGAAAATCTGTTCCATGAGCTTTTGCTTCCCCACCGAAGCAGGGCAGACATTTTGATTCATGATCATACAGTGCATATCGGGCCGTTAATCGGCATCTTTACGGCGGGGTTTACCGTATCTCTTGAGCGGCCTTTTAAGGATCGTTCCCTCTTTTTTTCTAAGCTTGTCACGTTACATGAGCAAGCGGGAGGCTACTGCTTCATTTTTGGCGCGCACCAAATCAATTGGGAGGAAGGAACGATTGAGGGGCTCCTTTATAGGGAAGACGGCTGGGAGAAAAAAATCGTCCCGCTGCCGAACGTTGTTTATGACCGTTTGCCGAACAGAAAGATCGAAGATTCGCTTCTCTTGCAGCATACAAAAAAGAGGCTGATTGATGAATATCAAATCCCATGGTTTAATAAAACGTTTTTCAATAAATGGAGCGTTCATCAATTGCTCGAAAAAGATCCGAGAACAGCCCCTTTTTTGCCGAAATCCGAGCTGACACCATCTGTGGAGAGAATTGCAGAACTCTGTGATGCATACCAAAAAGTCTATATCAAACCGGCGAACGGAGCACTCGGCACCGGCATTTATCAACTGACAAAAACAGACGATGGCCTGACGGTGAAACATACGAATGATGCCAAAACGTTTTCTTCAATTGATTATTCCGATGCCGCCGCTTTTCTGGCAGAGTTTCAAAAACAGCACAACCCATCCGACTTTCTCATTCAGCAAGGTGTGGATCTAATCAAATTTCAAGGCAAACCAGCTGATTTTCGTGTCCATACCAATAAGAACAGAAAAGGAAAATGGACTGTAACAGCAATAGCCGTAAAAATTTCTGGAGAAAACAGCATTACAACACATCTATCTAATGGCGGATCTGTAAAAACACTTGCGGAAGTATATGATGATCCCGCTGAAAGAATTGAGGTCATTAAAAAGCTTTCTGCTGCGGCACTGACGGCAAGCCATGTGCTTCACGATCATATCGAAGGGTTTATCGGGGAGATCGGTTTCGATTTTGGCATTGATCAGAACGGTAAAGTATGGATGTTTGAAGCGAATTCTCGCCCGGGGCGCAGTATTTTTTCTCATCCGAATTTGCATCATGTTGATTCTCTGACAAAACGAAGAAGCTTTGAATACGCGTCATATCTATCTGAGAAGGCGATCACCTCCCATGACGCGCTGTGGCCTTCGTAA